CCAGTTCGTAAACCTGGGGGTTGTTGGCGACGGGTTTGAGCTGCTTGATTACACAAAGACGACGGGAAGGCATATGGGAGTCTTCCGCCAGAAAGGTTTCGCCAAAACCACCTTTTCCTAGCGCCCGAATAATACGGTAGCGGTTGTTCAGAAGCGCTGATGTCATCTAATTTCAAAGTACCAACTTATTTGCACGATCTACTGCTTCCAGTTTAATAATAATTTGCTTACACCCCGATTGCTGTCAGCAGTTTTGTTAATATAGTTATTTTGGACTTAATTATAGCAAATTGAAAATAATTAAATTTTGATTAGATATGTAAATATCTTCCGATATACTAGAGCAAAATAAATATCAAGACTAACTAAAAAAGCTTTTTATGTAAGCTGGCAAGGGAAATTTTGATGAAAAGTCCATTGGAATTTTTGGAGTCAACTCGCGATCGCATCCAGCAAAAGCTAGAAGCCAAATTCGGGCCAACAACAGTGGTGCGCGGCGCGGGCGTTCAGTTCAAGAGCAAAGAGAAAGCAACCCTGGAACGAATTGAACTAAAGCCGCCCTCAACTAAGGAAGTGCTGCTCAAAGCAACGTGCAGCCTAGTCAGCCCCGGAACAGAACGCGCCAGCTATCTGGATCTGCCCAATACCCTTGGTAATTTTCCCCGCATACCGGGCTACTGCTTTGTGGGTAGCGTGCTGATGTCGGGACGGGGAAGCAGCGTTCAGTCTGCCGATATGGTTGTGGCTTGGGCACCCCACGCCAGTCTAGCAGTTGTCCCAGATGAGAAAGTGATGCGCTTGCCAGAGGATGTACCTCCAGAAAGGGCTGTTTTCACCACCATTGGCGCGATCGCACTGCAAGGATTTCGCAGGGCCCACCCAGAGCCGGGAGAGTCCGTCGCCGTCCTGGGCGCGGGATTGATCGGACAGCTCACCCTCAGATTGGCAGCGATCGCAGGCGCTTATCCGATTATCGCCATCGCTCGCACCAAACAGCGTTTGGAAGCAGCGATGCGTAGCGGTGCAGACCTGACGATCGCCACCGCAGAAGACCCAGAAGCACTTGACAAAGTAGGTACAGATGTGGTAATAGAACTGACGGGAGTGCCAGAAGCGATCGGCGATGCCATCCGAGCAGTACGACCGGGCGGTCGCATCATTCTGGTAGGCAGCACCAGAGGCGTAACCGAAGACCCAAACTTGCTGACAGCGCTGCATCAAAAAGGAGCGGTACTGATAGGAGGACACTTCGCCACCAACCCCAAATCATCCACATTTCCAGGCTATCAATGGCCGATGCGAGGGGCAGAGTGGGGTGCAGTGCTGAACCTAATTGCAGATGGACGGCTGGCTGTTGACGATTTGATTACCGATCGAGTCGAACCGCCCAGTATTCCTCAAATGTATCAACAGCTGGCAAAAGAAGGCGATCGTTCGATCGGCGTACTGATCCGCTGGGACAAACCGGGAGACTGGACACCGCAGATCCTCACCCAGAGTTTAACAACATCGATCGTCGCCAAGTTACAGAAACAACCGGAACCGGCACCAGCACCCATTATTCCTGGGCCAAGAGCCGAAACCCCACCCCTGCGAATTGCAATGGTTGGTTGTGGCGAAATTGCCGTACAAAACTCCAAAGCCATCAAAGCCGCGCCGAATACCAGCATCGTTCACGCAATGGATCTCGATATCAAGCTGGCAAAGCGACTAGCTGCCCTGCACGAAGCACCCTACACCACCAATTTTGAAGAAGTATTAGCAAATAAAGAAGTAGAAACCGTTTTTCTAGCCGTTCCCCATCACCTGCACGCCCCAATGGCCATCCAAGCCATGAAAGCTGGCAAGCACGTCATCGTCGAAAAGCCGATGGCGAACAACGTCGCCGACTGCGAAAAAATGCTGGAAGTCGCACAGCAGACTGGGGCTATCCTCTCAGTTTGTTATTGCCAGCGATACAGTCCCCAGCTAATGCGGGCAAAAGAACTGATCGAAAAAGGCGCAGTTGGACGCATCTTAGGTACATCAATAACCTTCGGACAAGTTCGCAACGAATCCTACTGGACAGTTGGTTTTACCGGACGAGTAAAAACAGACTGGCGCGGTTCGCGGGAAAAAGCGGGAGGAGGCGTTTTAATTATGAATTTGTGCCACACTCTCGATTATTTCCGACATTTAACGGGATTGGAAGTCAAACATATTTTTGCAGAATATGCCACCCTTACCCACCCAGTTGAAGTAGAAGATATTGTATCGGCAACTTATCAGTATGAAGGTGGTGGTATTGGCACCCTTTGCGGTTCTACTCACGTTGTCGGTGCGCGGATGGATGAAGAGCGTGTGTGGGGTTCCGAGGGTCAAATTATCCTGCGCCCAATTCTGAAATTCTCCTCCCTACGAGCAGTTGATGGCTATAGCGCCAACCGTTGGCACGAAGTAAAAAACCTTCCCCCACCGATAGAACGCCAAATTTTTGTAGAGCGATTTGCCGAAGCAATTCGTGCTGGTAAAGAACCAGAAGTTTCTGGTAAAGATGGATTGGCGGTGCAGCGAATTATCGAAGCTGCTTACGCTTCCGCGCAAAAACGACAACCAATTGAAGTGGAGAATTTTAACAACGCATAGCAATGCTTGTAGGTTGGGTTGAGGAACGAAACCCAACTTGTGAGGACAGAAATCCTTGCGTTGAGCTTTGCAAAACCTACTCCCAAAATTCGCGATCTTATCTGCGTTTATCTGCGTTCATCTGTCTTCATCTGCGGTTAAATTTTAACTCATGATTCCCACAGACAATCCAGTCCACCAAAATGCCTGTAACCCTTGAACCGAGATAATGGTGGGCAGTGCCCACCCTACAAATTATCTTTGTTTGTACTACAACCGTAAACTCGTTATGGGTTTTATTGACTAAACCCGCTCCTACGACTTTTGGCTGGGTTCTCAAAATTTCATTGACGTTTTTAACATTTAGGAGAACAAAAATTTTGCTTTACACTCAGGAATCACCACATAAGATTGAAGATTCTCTTCGCGTTCGCTTGCGAGTTGTGCGAAGCCTTCTC
The Aerosakkonema funiforme FACHB-1375 DNA segment above includes these coding regions:
- a CDS encoding bi-domain-containing oxidoreductase — its product is MKSPLEFLESTRDRIQQKLEAKFGPTTVVRGAGVQFKSKEKATLERIELKPPSTKEVLLKATCSLVSPGTERASYLDLPNTLGNFPRIPGYCFVGSVLMSGRGSSVQSADMVVAWAPHASLAVVPDEKVMRLPEDVPPERAVFTTIGAIALQGFRRAHPEPGESVAVLGAGLIGQLTLRLAAIAGAYPIIAIARTKQRLEAAMRSGADLTIATAEDPEALDKVGTDVVIELTGVPEAIGDAIRAVRPGGRIILVGSTRGVTEDPNLLTALHQKGAVLIGGHFATNPKSSTFPGYQWPMRGAEWGAVLNLIADGRLAVDDLITDRVEPPSIPQMYQQLAKEGDRSIGVLIRWDKPGDWTPQILTQSLTTSIVAKLQKQPEPAPAPIIPGPRAETPPLRIAMVGCGEIAVQNSKAIKAAPNTSIVHAMDLDIKLAKRLAALHEAPYTTNFEEVLANKEVETVFLAVPHHLHAPMAIQAMKAGKHVIVEKPMANNVADCEKMLEVAQQTGAILSVCYCQRYSPQLMRAKELIEKGAVGRILGTSITFGQVRNESYWTVGFTGRVKTDWRGSREKAGGGVLIMNLCHTLDYFRHLTGLEVKHIFAEYATLTHPVEVEDIVSATYQYEGGGIGTLCGSTHVVGARMDEERVWGSEGQIILRPILKFSSLRAVDGYSANRWHEVKNLPPPIERQIFVERFAEAIRAGKEPEVSGKDGLAVQRIIEAAYASAQKRQPIEVENFNNA